ACATGAAGAGTTTGATCTTCAAGGGCAACTGCGCTTTCCATAACCCCGCGAGCGCCTGCTGTGCCGTCCCTTGACACAGCCTACGGTACAGAGAGTTAACCGAGAACTTGCCCGAACTGGTAAGCGCCCAGCTGACCGTATCTGGTTCGTCCTGAAGGGTGATCGGGTTAATACGGTGCGTCAGGGCCAAGAGGCTGGACTGCTCCAACCCGTTTAGTTCTCGTTTGAAATAGATCACGGGAGGAGTAGCCTCGAGCGCAGCCGCCACCGTGATGAATGGATCTACGGCCAGCTCGTACAAATCCCGGAATTTCATCCATAAAGGTTGGGCTCCCAGCCACCTATCCGTCCAGAAACGGGCCGAGCGTCCGTTTCCAATCGAAAAATTCGCCCCCATGGCGAACGCCGGTTTAACCGACTGCAAATCGTTCCAGAAGGGGGAGCCCCGTGCCCGCCCCTCGAAGAAATTCCCGCCTAGGAAGTATTTGGCCTTGAGGAGATCAACCCAGAGGCCTGAAGCACCTTGAGAGATTTTCCAAATCCACTTACACATCAAGGCGATGTTTAAGAGTCTGGAGTTGGTGATCCCGAGGCCCCCCAAGGCCTTGGGACGACACACCGAGGCCCATTTAACCATATGGTATTTACGGTTTGGGCCGGTTCCTTCCCAAAAGAACTTGGCGCGGGGCGTGTCGAACTTCGCATGCACCCCTTCTGCGAGAAGAAACAAACCCATGGCGAATATTGGCAAGGAAGACAGACTTGAATTCGTAAGAATGAGTCTAGCCGCCTTGGAGAGGAATTTCCCTCGCCAGGGGCACACCCTCCCGCGCACCTTGCCGCATAGCGGATCCCAATCCTCTATCGTGGGTCGTTTGGTATCAATCGGGAGCCCGAGGTACGTAAAGGGAAATTTGCCAACTTTGCAATTAAACCAATCCGCTATACGTCTACCCTCGTCCGGCTCCACCCCCATCGTCATCAACTCACACTTGTGGAAGTTGATTTTGAGACCGGACATGAGCTCGAAGCTAATGAGGATTGCCTTGACCGAGGCTATACTCTGGAGGTCCGGGCGAAACATCAAAAGTGTATCATCTGCGTATTGCAGATGGGTCACTCCCCCTGGAATGAGATGGCCTACCGGCCCTTGGATATGGCCAGCCGCCGCTGCTTTGGATAGCATAGCGGACAACGCATCAACAACAAAATTGAACAGAAGCGGCGACATCGGGTCACCCTGCCTAAGGCCGCGTTTGTTCCTGAAGAAATGCCCTATTTCTCCGTTCATCGACACTGCAGTTTGGCCACCCGAGACCAATTGCAAGACGTGATGAACCCACACCGCGGAGAAGCCACGACCCAGGAGCACTTGACGCAGGAAATCCCAATTAACCCGGTCATATGCCTTCTCGAAGTGCTAGTTTAATCCTTGTGAGTACATCTTGTGTACCCATGAAATGTCGTTTAAGCATGAAGATTGATTCTTGGGTCTTTTAGTTTTGCTAGATTATTGGCGAAACGGCTTTTCTCATGCATTGTACTGTTTTAGTCTAGACGTTTGATTCCACACTCTCGTATATCATTAAACCCTACCGGCATCGGTGAGCCCTGCACCCAGCTGGGGCTGTCAGGGTGTACATATGACTGCACGGTTCGCCGTTTTTCTCTGGCAGCGGCTTTGCATACATTTTTTTTTTCTATTCTCTCGCTGTGCAGTGTGTGTAGGCTTCTTGTTGTGTATCCTTTGTAGACACCTGTTGACACGCACAGGTCCTCCTCCCAGCAAGTTGAGGATGTTTGATGGCCGTTGTATGCCATCGCTCACAAATCTCTTTTCGGAGCGCCGACTGAAGGGAATTTCACCTTTGATGACACCCGAACAGATGATATTCCACATGTCACGGCAGAAGAAAACGATATCCTAACGGCACCATTCTCAGAAGAGGAGGTGCGAGCTACGGTGTTCCAAATGGAACATAACAAAGCTTCAGGCCCTGATGGTTTCCCCGCAGAATTCTATCCGAATTTCTGGGATATCATCAAGTTTGACCTTTTGGAGTTGTTCAATTGTTTTCATGCCGACCGATTGTCTTGTTGCTGAAGATTAAGGAGGCTGAACGGATTCAACAGTTCAGACCCATATACCTCCTTAATGTcaacttcaagattttcaccAAAGTGGAGATGAATAGATTAAACTCAGTAGCTGACCATGTTGTCCGGCCATCTCAAACAACTTTCATGCAAGGAAGGAACATACTTGATGGCGTAGTAATCCTGCACGAGACCGTCCATGAGATGCACCGGCAAAACATGAGTGGAGTAGTATTCAAAATAGACTTTGAAAAAGCCTATGACAAGGTCAAATGATCTTTCCTCCAACAGGCCCTAAGGATGAAAGGCTTCTCTGATAAATGGTGCAAGTGGAACCAAAATTTTGTAACTAGAGGTAGTGTGGCCATCAAAATCAATGATGATGTTGGCCATTACTTTCAGACAAAAAAAGAACTACGACAGGGTGATGCCATATCCCCGATGTTATTTAACATTGTGGCAGACATGTTGGCTATTCTGATTGAGCGCGCCAAGCAGGAGGGACAGATTACGGGAGTAGTGCCACATCTAGCGGATGGTGGTCTCTCTATTCTGCAATATGCCGATGACACAATCCTCTTTATGGAACATGACCTAGACAAGGCTAGAAACCTGAAGCTTCTACTGTCAGCGTTTGAGAAAATGTCGGGTCTGAAGATTAACTTCCATAAAAGTGAATGGTTCTGCTTTGGAGAAGCCGTTGAGTAAGCGGCCAATTATGCTGACCTTTTTGGTTGTGCACATGGACAATTCTAATTAAATATTTGGGAATACCAATTCATTATCGGCGTCTCACCATTGTGGAGTGGAAGCATGTAGAGGAGCGGCTAGAGAAACGCTTGAGCAGCTGGAAAGGCAAGTTGCTCTCGGTTGGAGGACGATTGGTTTAATAAACACTGTCCTCACAAATATGGTTCTCTATATGCTTTCGTTCTTCCAGCTCCCAAAAGGGGTCTTCCAAAGACTGGACTATTTTAGGTCCAGGTtcttttggcaaggagatggTGAAAAGAAAAATATATGCTGGCCAAATGGAGTGTGGTTTGTAGGCCGAAAGACCAGGGCGTCCTTGGTATTCATGACCTGCAGGTCAAGAATGAGGCCCTACTTAATAAATGGTTGTTCAAACTTCTTACAGAGGATGGTGTTTGGCAAACCATGCTGTGCAATAAGTATATAGGCCAAAAGGCAGTGTCTCAGGTATATTGGAAACCTGGAGACTCACACTTTTGCGCCGGCCTAATTGCGACAAAGAAACATCTTTTTCGCTTTGGGTCTTTCGCGATAAAGGACGGGACGGAGATTCGTTTTTGGGAAGACATCTGGCTAGGCAATGCTAGCCTCCGAGAATAATACCCAGCCTTATACAACATTGCACGCGATAAGAATACTACTATTGCGCAAGTGCTCGGCTCATCCCCGCCAAATATTTCGGTCAGGCGGGATTTGATTGGCACCCGACTTATGTCATGGAATAATCTATTGTGCCGTCTGGATTCGATTTTCCCGACACAAGGTTGTGATGTGTTTCACTGAAACCTTACTACATCGGGGTTTTTCATATTTGACTGTATGTATCGTGCACTCACGCATTCTGAGGTACTGGTGAGTAATAACAAAAAAAATTGGAAAGCAAAGGTACCACTTAAAGTCAAAATATTCATGTGGCATCTCCGTAGGGGAGTTGTGCTAACAAAAGACAACCTCGCACAACGCAACTGGTCGGGAAGTAAGAAGTGTTGTTTTTGTACTCGTGACGAGACAATTAAACACCTCTTTTTTCACTGTAAGTTTGCGCGTTCTACGTGGTTAGCCATCCAAATAGCGTCAAATTTGTATCTGCCCACAAGTGTAGCCAATATTTTTGGTCATTGGCTAGACGGTATTTCAAATAGGTACAAAACGCTAATAAGGGTGGGAGCGTATGCCTTACTatggtcgctttggctatgtagaaatgatgTTGTTTCtaatgacaaaaatgtttctccTTTGCAGGTTATTTTTCGTTGTACGCACTCGCTTCGTACGTGGTGTACGCTACAACGAGCGGAGTACCAACCACTGTTTAAGGCGATGTGTACGCTGTTGGAGCAGGTGGCTATAGAGGTTTTTACCCAACATGGATGACAGCATAATCTCCGGCTCGGTCCACCATCTCTTTCGACATAAGGCATAGTGTTGGTCTATGGACTCTACTGTTGTCGAACTGTCGGTCTTTTATGTTTCTGTTTATCAGACTACTGGcgtttggctgtgtgcatcctatttatgcagaggccgggtgatACTCTTAATGTTTTGTATCAGTTTGATACTACATTTTGAGATAATAACAGCGCTCTTTATCGAAAAAATGCCATCGCTCACAACACGGGCCAATTTCCTCTGGTCCATCTGTGTTCTTGACTTCTTGTTCGAAGATCTAGTGATACCATGGTTTTGAATTTAGGCTATTACTTTAGTCACTGAAATTCAGTTTATTTCAATGATTTTGATTTCCATTTTGTCCAAAGAACCGAAACGTTCACTTGAAATTTAATCAAATAGTTGAAAACAAATTAAAAACACTAAAATTTATTTGAGCTCTTGTGTTCAATTGAAGCGACTAAAATATTTTTATAGAAAGATAAATATTTCGGTGTCTATTGAAATAACTGAAATTTAATGAATTTCATCGACATTTTATTTAAAGTGAAAACCATGAGTGATACATAACTTTTACTCCCTCCGATTAATGTTACTTGTCGATCAAACGGATGTATTTACTATTGATACATCCATATGAGTGACgagtaatatggatcggagggagtaacTTCAGCTAGATAGAATTTTCCACACCTAATTGGACAATTTTTTGTGACTAGACCAACACGAGCGACATGTAACAAGTAGTTAATTAATTTCCTTCTTCCACAATGTAATGCATCCGATTAATTTAGACTTAACATTGTTTGCTTCCTAAAGCTGCTGCAGCTTTCAATTTTAACCCCCACTTATCTCTTTTCAACACATCTTCATTTATTTTGCATGCATCATTTTTTGAAATGCTTCAGGATTTTCTCTCCCTCGGATGTCTTCAGGTTTTTGTACAGTTGGCATAGCCTATTTATTTACTCCCTGATCTATCAGTGAGTATGAGCTGCAATTCCTAATAGGTTACTCAGCATTATTTCGGCATCGGAGGTATTAGGATAATTAAATATGCAAAAGGTGGTATTGGCTTGGAGAATATCTAAAAACAATTGTTTCCTTTGTTCAGTTGGTAATGGACGTGATGACCCGTTTGCTTAGGTGATTAGTGAAATTTATCTCAGCTACAGATATTTACCGCCATGAACATGAAACTGGAGTCCAGCGAGAAGACATCCGTGATACTCATCCTCGACTTCGTCCATGGCTAGCTATTACGGCATCCAAAACAGACATGTTTGCATTCGACTTTGCATTATTCCAAGCCTCGGTTGTGCAATACAAGAGCGAATTCATAATGTCAGTTAATTAGTTAGTACTACTTTTGAAGTCCTTCTGGAGACTGAGTGTACAGAAATTTTATACTCCATTTACAGGTTGTCTACGTGGCTGCTTCCTCTCTACTCTCAAACCTAGGCATGCTTGAATTCTTGGTGTAATTTGTAAGAAACTTAAGAACGACGTTTTGGCTTAAGAAAAGCACTTCGCATTGGAGAGTGGAGTGGTGGAGTTTTGTGGAGGCACACAATAACCATGTGGGAATTTACAAACACACATGTCCGTGCACTCACTAGAAATTCAATGAAATTGCTCTTATTTAGTGGTTGGTTCGTGCAACTTCGCTGTAGTCCTATGTTACCATTTTACTACGTGTCCTTTCCTCTCAATTCATCTTCATTTCGACTGTCATCTATCTCTTACTCACTTCAGGATATTGTGTTTGATGTACGAATTGAACAACCCTCTTTATTTACCCACGCTCTACTACTATCCTTATATATGCAAGTCTTCACGTTCTTTTCTATAATACCATGACCACATAGTTTAGGGTGTGCTGCACTATCTGAACTAGATGGATTCGGAGTACGCAAACACCTCAGCGGCCTATCCTGCCGATCTTAAGGCCGATCTTAGCTCGATCCCATCTTTTTTTGTGAACTGAACTGAGCATTTGTTCGACATGGGAGGCATTGGGACAAACATATGTGTAAATCTAGAAATGTGGCATGGGAGTGCTGAGTAGAAAGATACAACCTGTCTTGTTCCTACTTGTCCTCCTATGTCATCTGCCACCAGATTAAGAGATCCAACGTCGATCCCAGTGGACACCCATAAGGATATTTTTCATTTACTACGGTTCTTTTTTGCACAACAAATATACTAATTTGCTAGCGTAAATGCCATTCTAATTGGAAGAACAAGGTATTGAAGTTCTGGTACGGAATCTAAAATAGCTTCTGTCTTTTGTTGGTCTTTTTGCCTCCAAGAAAGATAATAAATTGCACAAAAGTTTCTGCATTTTCTTCAAAAGCTGCAAATCACGCATACATTTTGTGAACAACAAAAGAAGCAGCCTTCTGACTATGCTAACAATGTTCACGTAACATATTACATAGAGAAATACATATCTAACAATTGTGGCAGCAAATTCACCGATGCTGATGATGAAATTCTGCAACATAGATGCACGTATGTGGAGCTGAGGTAGAAGCTTTCCCATTTTGATGGGTTTAATGGCTTATACTGCAGATGCTCTTTGAGGCACTAAACTGGCAGAAATTTAGAGGGGGAAAACATATCTGAAACAGGCTGATGGCAATGGAGAACTCATTTCCGAGCGCGTGTATATAGCTTAGCTGAAGTTATTTCAGATTTATAACACCTTCCTTATGTTAAGAACCATATAATGCTAAAAGCTAAAGTTTCCATTAATCCTAATAGTACTATAGGACCAAATTAATTGTTATTCTGATGTGTGCCTGCTATAAAAACGATAGATTTAGTAATAATGTGTATATATATTACCGGAGTGATTCCAGATTTGTAACAAACCCCTTGTTCTCAGAAGAAGCAATACAGTTCTCAAGTTTACATTATTCTAAAACTAGTGACACTTCCAATTTTAGAAAGTGAGCTACGGTCGAATTAATTTTCACAGCTCCAACAAGCAAGCAAATGGGTGCTTAGTAGCCTACGAAGGTCAAAGGGTACATCCACCTCCATCCTCCTGGGAGGCTGCAAGCATGGCACAAGAAACCGTAGCTAAGAAACGAAGATTTGGCAGAATGTAACAGGGACAGCTTCACAAGATTTACAATGTGTATCATCCTCTCGTTAGGTTGCGTCAAGCAAAAACCAAAATATTTTCACTAAAATTATCCAACCCGCTCAACTCAATACAAGGAATCATAAGCAACACAATCATCATGTATAGATATGCAAGCCCTGTACAGATACGTAAGCGCTTGAAGCATTCCATGTTAATACTTTTACAGCCAGAGCTTCAAGTCCCTCCCCAAAAAAGAATCCGCAGCAGGCAAGGAAACTCACCTACACTATCAGCTAACCAGAGTGGTGCACATTTCCTCACTGGACGTTCCACTTCTGCTCATAAATTTGTACTGCTTGTTTCCAAAATTTCCTCACTGGATGTCCCACTTCTGCTCCAGAGCGGTGCATATTTTACCTAAACACCAGGCAGCACTGAGCGGGTAGCTGGAAACTGCAACAAGTTAAGGTGTCACTAGTCTCAAAGAAAACCATGAACAGAAAATATGTGCATCATAATTATAATTTTAAGATTCATACTCAGAAAAAATGAGAAATTAGAGTAGTACACCTTGAGACATAATAGAATTATCTACTTTTCCTTCCAAAGAAATTGTAAAATGTAAGCTTATACTTGTGAACTACTTAAAAGCATCCAGGAGAGGGGTGAAATTGCCAGGTTATCCAACATTACCGCCAATAGGCAATAGCCACTGACTAGAGAGTTTCTGGCAAACCAGAGCCCTGTTCTAGATGGCTTGGCAGACATGTACCATACTTAACAGTATGTAATAACAAAAAATCAACAAGCCGAACTGAGTGCGTCTTATTTTAATATAACTTTGCTGGCTGCAACTAACAGATGCTCAAAATGTCTATTATACAATGTGCATCCTGGGTATAATCATACACTACTATTCTAACAGATTCAAACAATAGCAAAAGCACATTTAATGTGAAAATACGGAATATAATTCTGAAATGTACTAGGTAATTCTCAGGACACAATACTCTTTTCACACCAAAAGATCATATATGGCTACTTACTCTGTATTTGATCATCTGTATATGCACTGTCAATCTTTCCATGAGCCATGGCACCAACCTGGAACATTGTACAGACGAGATGGACTTAGGCACTAGACGGTAACAGAGGATGGGACAAAAGTATAAATTAGCGCAACATCACAGTTTTCACTCACCACAAACACAAGGGCTTCATCATCACTGAATTCGGCAACATAGTCATTCAGTTTAACTGACTTATCCGCACTATATGAAAGGCCTAGGCAGCAAATAAACATCAATGTCAGCTTCCCTGAGCTAACAGGTAGATATTTTACTTTCTCTAATATAATACATAAATTCTCACCAATCTTCCTTGAGCCAACAGGTAGATACTGGGTAACAGGATTTTTAATAACATTAAGGAGCTTCTCACGCCTCCCAACGGCAGTAATGCTCAACTTTTGCAATAACTGTGCTGCGGTGTCGCATAAATTACTTGCACTTCAGCACAATTCAGGACAGAAATACAAAGATGAAGAATATTTACTCTTTTGCTATTTGTAACTTACACATCAAGCCACAAAAACGTTTGCATGTGCGTGGCAAGCGAACATTTGGCTTGACCTCAAACAACACCCCCTTTTCTGTCCTAACATAAACAGCTTGTAACCTCCCAGCCTTAGTTAGAGGGCTATCGAATATTGCCAATAGAGCCTGCAAAACAATTTGGAAGAAAATTCAAGTTGTTCACTTTTAGAAACAAATCACGAAGGAATGAGACAAAAGATTGGCTGGCTTCATCGACCTTTTCTTTTGTCATAGTATTCATATGTActtcctctgtaaactaatataagagcttttagatcactaaagtagtgatctacaAGCTCTTATATTAGCTTACAAATCGATGGAGTACTTTGTAATCACATAAAGAGCACTTTTCAACGCAACCTAACAACCAACTCAGATTCTCGTAGAAATCCTCAATTTGCAGGCCCAAACAGTGGTCAACCAGAAAAAGAGAAGCAAAAATTGCTAACGCATATATGCATCATCTACGGgcagagagagatacagagacagagagacagagagTACACTAACAGAAAATTCTGAGTTTGATTTCCTTCCAATACAAGTATACAACACAGATTACTAAATGGAAGATAAACGGAACAGCTTTCTAGTCATATGCCAGTAGTGgtccaaagaaaaaaaaaacaagaaTTTACAATACCTGGTAAATGATATCAGGCCTATAATCAGCAGGATTCCGATTATGCTTCCTCAAATAATTCGCATGATCGTCCGAGTTCAAGATTTGCATAGTCTATACAAAATTACAAGGAGAGACGTCAAAACAAACATACATGTACAGAAAACATTTGTTTAGTGGAAAACGTATTGACCACTTTAATCATCTGAGTGTTCCAGGAAAAACCGACAGCTATACAAATTATTAAATTGGTACAGAAAGCACTTGCTCTTTACATCATAGCAGCCTATAAATATGTAACTACACGTTCATGCAGCAACACGCGGGGGTATCATCTAGTAATTTTACATCCACATAAACAATTAATCGTGGACCATGCCCACAGGTCCCACACACAAGAATAAGCACCAAAGAATAGCGAATGAAACAATCTTAATTCCAGTACACAGGTAGACAATAAATACAGTCAATTCAAATATCCTTGAAGCAATCCAATTTTAAAAGCTAAAGGAATCAGATTATTGGTTATTGCTTTACTTTTTTCCAGTAAAATTGATACACTGGAAAATTAGGATTATTGCTGATACTCAAGATTCCTCCGTCAGGAACTCTAATGAAACTCCCAAGACAAGTTTTAAGGCAGTAGACCAACCTACGGAAACAAAATCTATAGTTAAGTGAATGGAAAATCACAGTTAACGTCATCAGAACTCTAATTGGGGAAGCAAAAGTTCTTCCGTCGGGAACAGAAATAACAATGGAACCAGGATACCTTGCCGACTTTGCCGACCTCCAGGCAGGCCCTCTCAAGAACGAAGATCGCCCTGGGCCGCTTCCTCCCATCTACTGGCCGGGGCAGGACGGGAATCCCCTCCGTTACCTCCACGGTCTCGTCCTCCTCCGTCCCATCCTCCTCCCCCTTCCCTTCGTCGTCCTCCGGTGGCTGTAACTCCTGCGCGTCGTCGGCACGGGAGGCCACGCCATCTTcgagcttcctcttcttctttcccttcGCTGCGTACCGCCGCCCCATGTCTCTGCTCTTGCTTCGCGCACGGGTGGCTCGGGCGGTCGGGTTGGGGTTTAGGGTTCGGGGATGCAACGACGGAAAGCGCCTTCTAAACACCTCGGCAGACAGGAAGGGTTGCTTGATCCTGGGATTTGACCAGGATTTTTGTATACTCTATCTAAACCATTCAATTTTCGTTAAGATTCGTGCTTTCCTTACAGCATCTGTAGCAGATCCCGTAAAAGCTCGCCTGCCCATAAAACCCCGACCTTTTAAGTGATCATGCTTTTTTCCGGCCTGAATACATCCGGTAAACTTAGCCTGGCCCATAAAAATTTTACGGGTGGCCCGCAAAACCGTCCTTCCGGAGCTATATCTATGGGCCCGGCCAGGATATCGCTCGCGTCGCCACTAGCCACCCCAGCCTTTGACGTTTTTTCTCCTCCTCCATGGTCGGTGTTGCTCAGGGGCGTGGCGGCCGTGGAAGGTCGCCGCCGCGCAAGCTTGCTCGGCATGATGCGAAGGCCGGCAGCTCCAGTCAGTCCGCCATCGAGCCATGGCGGTCCAAGCTGGCGGGTGGCCACGGCCGCCTCTCCCGCATCAGCAGGCGGGTCGTGTGGGCCGGCTATGATAACATGTTCCTGTGCATCAAGCAGTGTCAGGACGCCGCTGCGGTGCTAACCGCCATGGAGCGTGCGGTGTTGGCCGGAGAAGAAGGCGCCGCCAAACACCTCCTCGCCGCCAAGGAGGA
This sequence is a window from Aegilops tauschii subsp. strangulata cultivar AL8/78 chromosome 7, Aet v6.0, whole genome shotgun sequence. Protein-coding genes within it:
- the LOC109734717 gene encoding uncharacterized protein; its protein translation is MGRRYAAKGKKKRKLEDGVASRADDAQELQPPEDDEGKGEEDGTEEDETVEVTEGIPVLPRPVDGRKRPRAIFVLERACLEVGKVGKTMQILNSDDHANYLRKHNRNPADYRPDIIYQALLAIFDSPLTKAGRLQAVYVRTEKGVLFEVKPNVRLPRTCKRFCGLMSQLLQKLSITAVGRREKLLNVIKNPVTQYLPVGSRKIGLSYSADKSVKLNDYVAEFSDDEALVFVVGAMAHGKIDSAYTDDQIQISSYPLSAAWCLGKICTALEQKWDIQ